Genomic window (Plasmodium vivax scf_3642 genomic scaffold, whole genome shotgun sequence):
TGCTCATTATTTGTCGAAACATTTAAGAAATCTGTTTCACTGCTATTCTCTGTGGATTTCAATTGTGCGTTATACATGGGGATCATATTTGTTTCCTCATTAAATAGTGAAGTGTCGTTCTTTGACATTAGTTCTTATTTATCTAGCTTATTTTTGTTAgctaatatatatgtatcatcatcatcgtttATGCAGTCATCATTCAATTCGCTAAACcactcttcatttttgtacttatctgtttcatcatttttgtttccatcGAAAATGTCGTTTGATTCGCATATCTTTTCAGCATTATATCTTTTTTCACCAAAACACCGTTTTGACTTCAAGCTTTCTAAGAACCTATCCAAATATAATTCCTTGTCATTAATGTTATCCTCAATTTCGCATTCTTCTACTACCAATAGAAGTATGAGCATCCACAATTTGGCtattaattgttttttcttatacaattcttgatataatttttgcGTCTCTAATTCTTCCAAATTTGTcaatgaaatattttcaacatGATTTTCCGTTTCCAATTCGTTTGGTTCTTCTTCTATAAATTTCAACAAATTCTTAAACCAGTCTTTTTC
Coding sequences:
- a CDS encoding Pvstp1, truncated, putative (encoded by transcript PVX_025190A), which translates into the protein MEIQKDIWRQWVSKQHKLMERYNEKDWFKNLLKFIEEEPNELETENHVENISLTNLEELETQKLYQELYKKKQLIAKLWMLILLLVVEECEIEDNINDKELYLDRFLESLKSKRCFGEKRYNAEKICESNDIFDGNKNDETDKYKNEEWFSELNDDCINDDDDTYILANKNKLDK